TATTCACACGAAAAGAGCGCAAGTTGTTCTAATGGAATACTAGTGTAAGGTAGAGCTGTTAAATGGGTGGATCAGGTTGGGTTGTGCAatccatttaacacctctagtgTAAGGTATGGGTTTTtagaagtcaaaagaaaaggaataaaagagACCACCGTgcgaaataaaaggaagagagagagaagagcatttcgagaaaaggtcaaaaaagaggagaaagaagaagagaggggaagACGAAGATGAGGAAAGTGGAAAAGAGGCGGGCTTTCACAAACGCCTTACCTTACAAAGCTGATTTGACTtacataaatttgaattaacCAAATTACTAGCGTACACATGCTGCTTCATTTCTATTGCAAAATCTATGTAAGGTAAAACAAATTCAGAATTTCGACCATCATCTTCCTTCGACCACAGAATTCGTCATGGTGTTCACGGAGAAAATACTTTCCCCTTGTGCCTCCTTATCGTGACTTGGATTTCCCCTTTGGAAGGTGAACGTTGGAGGTCTCGGCTGACGAAGATCTGACTCACCGCTCAGCATCCGAACTACGGATAGCATGTTGGGTCGGTCCGTCATTTGGTCCTGCACACAGAGAAGCCCCACCTGAATGCATCTCATTGCTTCTGATGGCGAACAAGTATTAACTATAGCTTCATCCCTTAGGTCTGGTCCTCTATCTTCGCTCCACAATTGCCATGCCTGTAAGAATGAGAGAATAAGAGAACATAGGGAGAAGAAATAGCCGAAGGATTATAGAAGATCACTCGAGACTGTACTCCTCACACTTACATAGGAAAGAAGATTGAAATGCTGGCCATTGTAGTATAAGCTCGTGTTCTTTTTGCCAGCAACAATCTCAAGTAGCAACGCCCCAAAGCTATAAACATCGGATTTCTCAGAAAAAATCCCTCCCATGACGTACTCAGGAGACATATATCCTCTGCAATTAATTATCATGTTAATCAATCAAGTTATAGAGTTTCCTAATTGCGTTGTAGAgtttcctaatttaatttataatttcagcAAGAAGGCTTGAATACTAACAGTGTTCCTACAACTTTGTGAGTATTTAGCAAAACTTGAGTGCCTTCGAAGATCCGCGCCAGCCCAAAGTCCGAAATTTTTGGGTTCATTTTCTCATCCAAGAGAATATTGCTTGCCTTCAAATCTCGATGGATAACTCGAAGGTAAGAATCGTGATGCAGATATAGAAGCCCACTTGCGATCCCTTGAATGATGCGGAAACGTGTATCCCAATTGAGTtatgctttcctttttgaatctaagcaaggaagaaagagaaaaaattcgTGACCTTAAATACTactaagatatatatatatatatatccatcaACACAAGTATGATTTGAAAAGAGTGAGACCAACCAAACAGAAAGGAATCTAAGCTTTTGTTTGACAAGTACTCGTATACTAaaatcttttcttctccctcgaCGCAGCAGCCCATGAGTCTGACCAGATTTCGATGCTGAAGTTTCGATATTAGAACGATCTCATTCTTAAACTCATCCGTGCCTTGGCCTGAGCTAGTGGAAAGTCTTTTGACAGCTATCTCCTTTCCATCATTCAGCATTCCCTGTTTCCGAACTCAAAGACCTGTCAGACCTTGGATAATGTCATAAAATTCCCTAAACGAACATCTTAGAGAAGGCTTTTACCTTATAAACGGGTCCAAACCCTCCTTGGCCAAGTTTATTTGTTGCATCAAAGTTGTTAGTTGCAAGAAGTAAGCTACTAAAACTGAACAGCTTAAATTGGGATGCGTCATTTTGCTTCAGCTGATCTTTCCATGCATTTCCAAAAGACATTTCTCCTCTTTTATCAGTTATATCTGGCCAGTCAAGTGCGTTAGGAATTTGGCTAAGTTTTTAGATTACAATCAATGTGAAATTAAGCATTGGACGTGAGCTGCTGGTACCTCTTTTGCTGGCTCTCCACTTCCAGAGACCGAAAATAGCAGTTCCAACGAACATGCTGCCTAGGATGGTACTTATGCTGATGATAAGTTTTGCTTCTGTTGACATGCCTGACATGAGAAAAGAATTGTAAGATGTGCGATAAAGTTTAAATGAAACTCATAGTGAAACTTCTTATACCTGTATTGTCATGCGCGACCCGAATATATACATCTTGCCCAGCTGTTGAAAACTCCTGAAAATCCATGAGATCTTCAGCCCAGACCAAACACCCTATCGTCTGGACAAAAGAATAAGCCAAGCAAGAACAATTATTCATGCACCAGCTTTGGCATTTTCCTACATCTCCAGGGTCTGATGAATATTCTGCAGAATCAGGCACTTTCATCTGTTTCATGTGTACAAAGACATCTTTCTTCATCTGCGTTGAAGGCGACCTGCTTGTGTTCTTCTGGCAGTTCAATTCTGTTTCTCTAATGCACCCCCTGGTCCAATTCCTTCTGTTCCATTCTTCTTTCGATCGCGGCATAAACCCTTTTACGCAACGGCAGATAGGAGAGTTTTTTGAGTTGCAGATGCCAAAGGGACCACAAGTTCCATAAATGTCACAACTGGTGCTCGGTGCTGCCAAATTTTTCAACCAACCATTGGATCCATAATTCCATATCATTTGTGCTAGAACTCCTTCGGGTGAAATGAAGCCATAAGCAAGAAAAGAGTTGTTATCAGAATCAGCAGAGAAATAAGCGGTTCCCTGCTGAGGATCGTTCTGGAGACTGTACCCGGTATGGTATGAGGATTTCATTTCTGGTATGCCGATGAATGTCGATTTATCCCATGGTCCACTTCTCCAATAAGAGGTGGAGCCATTCCGAGTGAGAAGTTGCGGCGGAGTCTCTGATGTAATCGCAGTGGTGAAATTTCCCGATGATGGATCGTTGTTGTTTTTCCAGGAAACTAAAACCCGTCTCTCTCCTGTTCTCTTGTTTAGTCCTATCTTCATGTTTGGTAGAATTGTATCAGTTGGATCATCAAAGCTTGCCCATACTTCAGTAGAATTCCTGTCTTGTAGAACAAACTTTCCACCATCTGAAAGCATTGCTGCTGTATTATTTGACTGGACAGAAACATTGGTGGACCAAACTATGTTCTGCTGTCCATCCACGAGCTTCAAATTCCCATCACTGCCTATCGTTAATTTCGCAGACCGATCTGCGGACGTGAGTGGCGAATCCCTATTGGCCACCCACACGGTTTTAGAAGGCGTCAAGTTCTTGTACCATATGCCAACATACTGGTTTTCCGACCCATTCGGCGTGAAGAAGCCAAGCTCGAAGATTTGGCCTGAGGAGACGAGAGTTTGGTTCTGAAAGAGTGGCTCCGATGTAGGAATATTGTGAACCGCGCCACTGGCTATATGTCTCGCCGGaagtaggaagaagaagaccaagcAAGAGCACCAAGCAATTATGAGTCGCATAATAAGAATGAATGAGCCTGACGAACTCGGCGGCTTCGGTCTAATCTGCACTTTCTGCTTATCAAGAATAGATGATCAGGATTTTCTGCCGAGGTGGCTCCATTTTGGCTGGGTCCGCCTGAGGCCCGGTAACATTAATAATAAGAAAACGAAGTCAAGAAGTCAAAATGTCAACCAACATGAAAAGAAGTGGGTTTGGTGCGGGCCTACCGTTCACGAGACGGAGGGCTACGAGTTGACCGGTTTTATTCAAAGACAACCTTCCCCGAATTGtctctcattttattttatttcaattatgGTTAGAATTTCTTGTTGCATTTGTGTTGAGCCTTTAGTGTATGACTAGAGAAGAAACTTTGTATGTCCTACTATATTAGGTGATTAGTGGAAATTTTTCAACAATCCGTGAAATCTTGGAGTTGTTTGcctttgtcctttttttttttttaaggttgtATTACTGAAATATTGCTCGTTATTGTTGGGGTTAACTCAATTTAGTTTTGGGGAAGATGTTGATCTTGAATTGGTTTAATTCTTGATGAATTGTTGGCCAGTTTTCCCCAACACTCCATAACTGTTGTTTTCACCTAACCATATTTTCATTGACAATTCAACTTTGAGATTGTTCCTGttcaaatttgacttagatTCTCAGTTTACACCTGCATCATCCTCCTCcacaaaattcgaatttttttatctgTTAACCCATACAATGGATGAGATCGAAGTGTTGTGTAATCAATTATTTAAGGCCGTGCATTTATGTTAGAATTTAGAACAATTTCAAGTGCCTACAACTATAAGTCAACACAAATAGTCACTCCATGTTATTTGTAATGTCATTCTTAAAATGTCTAAAATGTAATGTGttcttgaactttcaattgCTTGGATTCATATCAAACCAAATTTGAAGATGAGTACATATAAGccatttaaattattaaattatgtctcaagtttgaacgTTTGCAAAATACGATCTGCTTGGataagtttttttaaatatttgatcGTGAGTCTTGTTAAAGATAATATTCAAGATTGCGTGCGAGAAAAGAAATCCTCTTGGGCTTGGATGTCTTCTTCAAATCCTAATCCTTTTGGGGGACGATGACACGGGAGGTTCACGGGATCGGAGCTTCTATCAGCAGCACAGCGGCCACGGCATATCAAGAGGCGATGGCATCATCTCGTGCGGGCGGCACATACTTTATCCGGAGAAATCGTTTCCCAGCTTTAAGCCCCCCTTGATGCCAACAGGCGCAGATATCGACACAAGAAATTTAAACCCGGACGCCTTGAAGCCGCTCCTTGCTTCCGGTTGCAAGGTGACGACAAGCCGCTGCCAAAGCATCCTCGACCCTCTCCGTCGATCCGGTGGCGGGGTACGGATGGAGAGATACGACGTACGAAGAAGTAGCGAGCAGACTTCCGCCGGTACAGCGCCGGGGGAGGAACCATGCACGGTTCTTCTCCATCACAATCAGTCGCGAGCCCTCCCCTTCTGTCCCCATCGCCCccagtaggggtgagcggttcccggttccttacaggttccgcttggaacctggaacctaccctctgGGTAcgggttcctcatttttggaactggaacctacccgtcgtcgaaccaagaacctggaacctacccgtcacgAGGTTCCAAGGTCGGTTCCAGTTCCAACAGTTCCAACagttctttattttattttttttttcatttttagttaaaaaaatggaaatgaatgcagcaataataaCAACATAGCCATGAATCCTGCAACCTGATGCTAGAACACACTTCACATGCTAAACCGACTTGAAGCTATTGAAGACGCCCAATAAACTGATGTTACGTTACTCTCATTTAGACATTGCAGATAGCAAACCAGCTGGTAGGCGAAATTGGGCACTTACATCACTACTGCATACATATCACATAAGTTGAAATTCCTCAGAATTGACACAACTAAAAGCTCCCCAATGTCTGGAAGGACGACCACTAATAATCACTACCACACTATGAGAACAAGCACCACCGTGACCTCAACAAGCACTGAATAGGAAAAACAGGTCCAACACAAGCCTATAAGTCTCATCTAAAGAAGAAGATCAGGCCAATCATTAGCAGAACCGATCAAAGGCACTGAACGTTGAACACAATGTGTTGTAACAGCGACAAGCTTAACAAGACATAAAGTTGAAGCAACATTAAAATTCACTAAAATCCCATCCCTGATACTATCAAAACCACATGAAGCAACAGAAACTACCACAGTTCGCAGATCATCGGATATAAAAAATGCTTGTGCTCAAGAGTAACAAAGCAGCACTGTATCTAAGCAGCTATTTGCTTCCTTAAAAGTCTTCAATTCGCTTAAAATAATTCAGGGATCAGATCCTGGTATATAATTCCATCCGGGCGAGCATCCAGCACCACAAGGACTCCTGTTTCATCAACGCACCCAATTCAAGTGAGCCACTAAATTGTAAAACAAAAGGATTGCAAAATGAAGCATGTGTCAATGCAAACACCAAGCGTCTCAACTATCAGCTGAAATACCAGTAAAAGATATGGATATCCACGCGATTGCGATGAATTAAAAGGAGATAACAAAACAAGCCATTTCAAGATGTTTTGCAGAcaaaagccagattcatcaggTTTTGGAAAAGGTTCAGCTGACTCTTAAGAAATGACATATTTTACATTCTCCGgcaaagaaaaacatattttaCATTCAGGTACCACAGAGAATTACCTGGCGACAACCAAGACTCAGTGGAACTGCTTGGTAATGGAGCAAGCCAAAGAATGTTCCGCAAGTTCATTGAATCATCATAAATTACATTTGAACCTGAAATGCAGCTGTCAGCCTCAGCAACAAGACCATGGACTAGACAAAAGAACTAATAACTTCCAATGCAATATGCAAGGCTGCATATTTCCATCCCCAAACATTTGCTTATTCTTTTGATTTCAACCCATGAGACTCTACCTAATCTTTCAGCAGACTAGAAGTTTGGCACAAGAATGAAAGACAGTATATTAAAAGCAATAATCAGAAAAGCATCGAGAGGTCTCTTTCGCAACAACTAAAAAGCTCTAAGCCAAAGCAAAAGCACCTCCTCCCATGAAAACATCTCAGAACCCTAGCTTGGTGCGGCGCCAGTGCCTGCGCTTCGCGTTGTACCTGAACGATTTCGGCGACAAAAATTAggccacaaaaaaataaaataaaataaacagacagctttttttggacaaaacgtGAAGGAATTGGATATGAACCTGATGGTGTTGTCGGTCCGCATGCGAATCCAGTGAGGGATGGGCCTGTTCTgcctcatcttcttcaccagCTTCTTCTTGATCTGGCGACGGCGAGCacgcggcgacggtggcgcgaCGGCGACGAAGGCACGAGTCTCACGGCACCAACGGCGGCATGAACGGCGCACCGAAGACGGCGGCAGCCgcggctcaacccacggccaagggggaAGAGCTCGGTTCGGGCGGAGGTGGTGACGGTTCGAGCAACGATGGCCGGACGGCCGAGCAAGCGgcagcaagaggtggtgatggtggcttgGGGACGGCGGCGGTGCCTCACGGTGGCGCGGACGACAAgacagctcgtcgggctcaacggtGAGATGGCTTGTCGGACGAGCAGTGGGTGGtggggttcggtggccaagaggtggtggtgagtagggcgtggggcggcggtgtggtggtgggtgaagcagaaccggcgagaggaaggaagaagaagaagaagaggtgggggttcggccgagagagggggaaagagaagagagagagagagagagaggggaaaagaaaaagtgggggcaggaagtgacgtgaggaggaaaacgtggaagaaagagagagaaaaaaagaaagggaaagggggaaagTTGAACAGAAGGGGGGGAAATCGTATGGAAggaattagggttttttattttttaactttgccgccggttccggttcctcaGGTTCCGGTTCCTATGGGAACCGGGCCCGAACCGAGAACCGCCGGTTCCCGGAAAAagagaaccgggaaccgaactggaacctcctccggttcggttccggttcccggttctacccggaaccatgctcacccctagcccCCAGcccctttatttaaaaaatatatgacGTAATATTCGGATTTATGACATATTTTCTAGTTAGTTTCTCTTTTTGGCTGGACcacattttttctttacaaaTCAACTGAATGTATCATTTTCAAGTACCGAATAATCGCCTCCCCCGAGTTTCAATATCACTATATTAATTTCTTTATCATTATGACATACACAACATCCATAAGAAACCatatcccctctctctctcccccaaaaaaaaaacaaaaaaaaaaaccacatgaGATTACTTTTGCACTTAGTGGCGATGGAGCGAAATAATATTATGTAATTTGCCTTTATCTACCcagaaaatagaaacaaaaaaaatgcaaacatATAAGATTAATTTATTCCAATAAGCACAAAAATACTGGTCTATGTTGatcatttatgaaaaacaaAGGTTGTAATTTATGGCTTgtttattttgctgaaaaaactcctattttag
The nucleotide sequence above comes from Eucalyptus grandis isolate ANBG69807.140 chromosome 2, ASM1654582v1, whole genome shotgun sequence. Encoded proteins:
- the LOC104422099 gene encoding uncharacterized protein LOC104422099, whose protein sequence is MASRTGALQIGDSRGGVGPSWVGAVVELRAEGSRNGVAGTRDPVLGQRFDGGARVLLHPPPHRRPTPYSPPPLGHRTPPPTARPTSHLTVEPDELSCRPRHREAPPPSPSHHHHLLLPLARPSGHRCSNRHHLRPNRALPPWPWVEPRLPPSSVRRSCRRWCRETRAFVAVAPPSPRARRRQIKKKLVKKMRQNRPIPHWIRMRTDNTIRYNAKRRHWRRTKLGF